A single Lactuca sativa cultivar Salinas chromosome 8, Lsat_Salinas_v11, whole genome shotgun sequence DNA region contains:
- the LOC111904103 gene encoding receptor-like protein EIX2, whose amino-acid sequence MVNLQGLQVLDLGDNKFSGKIPKWIGEKLIALVVLRLHKNNFTGRIPRSLCKNTNLQILDLAYNNLTGTIPRCVGKLNGMIESHILSRITYPFSMNDDKNVIQVMKGVDLEYTTIWDIVYNMDLSSNKLVGKIPVELTTLSMLVGLNLSNNHLSGGIPMSIGNMMNLETLDFSENELGGRIPSSMAALNFLSHLNLSHNNLSGQIPTGNQLQTLIDDPSIYAGNKGLCGPPLPNSCSNHQDPTTTTTTSKKKHKAAEQTRVWLFYVDIMSGFATGFWGVIGVLLFKKHWRQKLFMFAEEMVDKIYVGVMVRVAKIKRGREAA is encoded by the coding sequence ATGGTGAATCTACAAGGGTTACAAGTCTTAGATTTGGGTGATAACAAGTTTTCTGGAAAAATACCAAAATGGATTGGAGAAAAACTTATAGCTTTGGTAGTTTTGAGGTTACACAAAAACAACTTCACCGGTAGAATCCCTCGATCTCTTTGCAAAAATACAAATCTTCAAATCTTGGATCTTGCATATAATAACTTAACGGGGACCATCCCTCGTTGTGTAGGAAAGTTAAACGGCATGATTGAGAGTCACATTCTCTCAAGAATTACGTATCCTTTCAGTATGAATGATGATAAGAATGTGATTCAGGTCATGAAAGGTGTTGATCTTGAATATACAACTATCTGGGATATAGTTTATAACATGGACCTTTCAAGCAATAAACTTGTGGGGAAAATACCGGTCGAGCTAACTACACTTTCTATGCTGGTGGGTCTgaatttgtctaataatcatctgAGTGGGGGTATTCCAATGAGCATTGGAAACATGATGAATTTGGAAACTCTTGATTTCTCAGAAAACGAGTTGGGCGGAAGGATCCCTTCAAGCATGGCAGCTTTGAactttttgagccatttgaatCTGTCACACAACAACTTGTCGGGACAAATTCCAACAGGAAATCAACTGCAGACGCTTATTGATGATCCATCAATTTATGCTGGGAACAAAGGTCTATGTGGACCTCCACTGCCAAACAGTTGCTCAAATCATCAAGAtcccacaacaacaacaacaacaagcaaAAAGAAACACAAAGCAGCTGAGCAGACCAGAGTATGGTTGTTTTACGTGGACATAATGAGTGGTTTTGCAACAGGGTTTTGGGGTGTTATTGGAGTTCTGTTGTTCAAGAAGCATTGGAGACAGAAGCTTTTCATGTTTGCTGAGGAAATGGTAGACAAGATATATGTTGGAGTCATGGTAAGAGTTGCCAAAATCAAGAGAGGAAGAGAAGCTGCATAG
- the LOC111904105 gene encoding receptor-like protein EIX1 produces the protein MGNWCGLGLHLIFLCVFLVANTYTCLGVRNTSVINCSQQERLALLKFKNSVRDRAGMLSSWVGNDCCLWRGIQCDGVSGNIQRLDLKGDYPYVYSYYYDYYLAGNSASSSLAELRHLKYLDLSGNNFHGIIPEFIGSLKQLTYLNLSHASFNGIIPPHIGNLSNLKVLDLSSNRGLIADDMAWAFGLSSLELLDLSSVVFTEAQDWGMVLHMMPSLIKLSLSWCGLSNADLGPFLNSSRILPNIQHLDLGYNSFKAPLPAFFQNMTSLAFLDLSYFNLSSGSNFAKLLNMIPSLSELHLSDCSLDMTHLSSHRLNFSTFFNIQHLDLSNNPLGGDFPSFLANMTSLRVLDLSETMLNSSLPIMPKLTGLDLSRNKFMQVEDVGIWRQCHLKQLTVAHNEFGMEMIDSPKNISECSHYALEYMELRDCLSGRIPETLGRLGNLRHLDLSQNGLTGSIPESVTGLRFLQVLYLYENQLTGPIPEFLGNLTQLDLSSNQLNGSIPESLGKLAALTDLSVESNLLNGTIPVSVGKLAKLHSLLISNNSLEGAVIEAHFANLSMLKYLDTSFNTKLTFNVSSGWMPPFQLIVLYLSSCNISSGFPQWLRNQRKVKELVLSNAKISGPLPTWFRKMPIIPWLDLSHNKLSGPLTNLPDGGNDEVFLFESDPTIFLQYNTFSGSIPRSLCRRTYLRVLQLSKNMLSGKIPKCMGNLQALSTMRLSSNRCHSKLHRS, from the coding sequence ATGGGGAATTGGTGTGGTTTGGGGCTCCATCTCATTTTCTTATGCGTTTTTTTGGTTGCAAACACATATACTTGTCTGGGCGTTCGAAATACCAGTGTCATTAATTGCTCTCAACAAGAGCGACTTGCTCTTCTCAAGTTCAAAAACAGTGTCAGAGATCGTGCTGGAATGTTGTCATCATGGGTTGGAAATGACTGTTGCCTGTGGCGGGGAATCCAGTGTGATGGTGTCTCTGGAAATATTCAACGCCTTGATCTCAAAGGAGATTACCCCTACGTCTACAGCTACTACTACGACTACTACTTAGCTGGTAATAGTGCGAGCTCTTCTTTGGCAGAGTTGAGGCATCTCAAATACCTCGACTTGAGTGGGAATAATTTCCATGGTATTATTCCTGAGTTCATTGGATCCTTGAAACAGCTGACCTACCTCAATCTCTCTCATGCTTCTTTTAATGGTATTATTCCTCCTCACATTGGAAATCTTTCTAATTTAAAGGTTCTTGACCTCAGTTCAAACAGAGGGTTGATAGCAGATGACATGGCATGGGCTTTTGGGCTTTCATCGCTCGAGCTTCTAGACTTGAGTTCAGTAGTATTTACTGAAGCACAAGACTGGGGCATGGTGCTTCACATGATGCCCTCGTTAATAAAGTTAAGTTTGTCATGGTGTGGACTTTCCAATGCTGATCTTGGTCCTTTTCTTAATTCCAGTAGAATACTTCCCAACATCCAACACCTTGATCTTGGCTACAATTCTTTCAAAGCTCCACTTCCTGCATTTTTTCAAAATATGACATCCCTAGCATTCCTAGATCTTTCATACTTTAATCTTAGTTCGGGATCGAACTTTGCAAAATTGCTAAACATGATCCCTTCTTTATCAGAGCTGCATTTGTCTGATTGTAGCCTCGATATGACACATCTATCATCCCACCGTCTTAATTTCAGTACATTTTTTAATATCCAACACCTCGATCTTAGCAACAATCCACTTGGAGGCGATTTTCCCTCTTTTTTGGCAAACATGACTTCCCTAAGAGTACTTGACCTTTCAGAAACCATGCTGAATTCATCACTTCCTATTATGCCTAAACTTACGGGGCTTGATCTTTCTCGTAACAAGTTTATGCAGGTTGAGGATGTTGGAATCTGGAGACAGTGCCACCTGAAACAATTGACCGTGGCACATAATGAGTTTGGTATGGAAATGATTGACTCACCAAAGAACATATCAGAATGCTCCCACTATGCTTTGGAATATATGGAATTAAGGGATTGTTTAAGTGGTAGAATTCCAGAAACACTTGGAAGACTGGGGAATTTAAGACACCTTGATCTATCGCAGAACGGACTGACTGGTTCAATCCCTGAATCTGTAACAGGATTAAGATTTTTACAAGTACTATATCTATATGAAAACCAGTTGACTGGTCCCATTCCAGAATTCCTTGGGAACCTTACCCAACTTGACCTTTCTTCTAACCAATTGAATGGTTCGATTCCAGAATCCCTTGGAAAATTAGCAGCTTTAACAGATTTGAGTGTGGAATCTAATTTGTTAAATGGGACCATTCCAGTTTCAGTTGGGAAACTTGCCAAACTTCATTCTCTTCTTATCTCTAACAATTCTTTAGAAGGAGCAGTTATTGAAGCTCATTTTGCTAACCTTTCGATGTTGAAGTACTTGGATACTTCTTTTAACACTAAGTTGACATTCAATGTTTCAAGTGGGTGGATGCCTCCATTCCAGTTGATAGTTCTTTATCTCAGTTCCTGCAATATCAGTAGTGGATTCCCACAGTGGCTTCGAAATCAAAGGAAAGTTAAGGAGTTAGTGTTGTCCAATGCTAAAATTTCGGGACCACTGCCCACATGGTTTCGAAAGATGCCCATCATTCCTTGGTTAGATCTCTCTCACAACAAACTCAGCGGACCTTTGACAAATCTTCCCGATGGGGGAAATGATGAAGTGTTTTTATTTGAGTCTGACCCTACAATATTTCTACAATATAATACTTTCAGTGGGTCGATTCCAAGGTCACTGTGCAGAAGAACATATTTACGAGTACTTCAACTTTCGAAAAATATGTTAAGTGGGAAAATTCCCAAGTGTATGGGGAATCTGCAGGCTTTGAGTACCATGAGATTAAGCTCAAATCGGTGTCATTCCAAGCTCCATAGGTCTTAG